In Promicromonospora sp. Populi, one genomic interval encodes:
- a CDS encoding class II 3-deoxy-7-phosphoheptulonate synthase produces the protein MQALDHFRTLEARQQPTWPDQAALAAATGRLAQAAPIVVPAQADTLTERLAAAGRGEAFLLQGGDCAETFAEANADRIRNKIRTILQMAVVLTHGASTPVVKMGRMAGQYAKPRSSDTETRDGVTLPTYRGDMINGFPFTPEARLPDPERLEQAYRISSATANVVRAFTQGGFADLRQVHEWNRGFMTNPAYARYEKTADEIDRAIRFMHACGADFDALRSVEFFLSHEALVLDYERALTRTDQRTGKAYDTSAHFLWIGERTRQLDGAHVDFMARIANPIGVKLGPTTTPADALALTERLNPENVPGRLTFITRMGTGRVRDVLPSIVEAVTWSGANVTWVTDPMHGNTITSDSGYKTRRLTDVLDEVAGFFEVHKALGTVPGGLHMELTGDDVTEVLGGAEEISDAGLALRYETLVDPRLNHQQSLELAFQVAEMLRS, from the coding sequence GTGCAGGCTCTGGACCACTTCCGCACGCTGGAGGCGCGCCAGCAGCCGACGTGGCCTGACCAGGCCGCGCTGGCGGCCGCGACCGGCCGCCTGGCCCAGGCGGCACCCATAGTGGTGCCCGCACAGGCCGACACCCTGACCGAGCGGCTCGCCGCCGCCGGTCGGGGCGAGGCGTTCCTGCTCCAGGGCGGGGACTGCGCGGAGACGTTCGCCGAGGCGAACGCCGACCGCATCCGCAACAAGATCCGCACCATCCTGCAGATGGCGGTGGTGCTCACCCACGGGGCGAGCACGCCGGTGGTCAAGATGGGCCGCATGGCCGGCCAGTACGCCAAGCCGCGCTCCAGCGACACGGAGACGCGCGACGGCGTGACGCTGCCCACCTACCGCGGCGACATGATCAACGGTTTCCCGTTCACGCCGGAGGCTCGTCTGCCCGACCCGGAGCGGCTGGAGCAGGCCTACCGGATCTCGTCCGCGACGGCGAACGTGGTGCGGGCCTTCACGCAGGGCGGGTTCGCCGACCTGCGGCAGGTGCACGAGTGGAACCGCGGCTTCATGACCAACCCCGCCTACGCGCGGTACGAGAAGACGGCGGACGAGATCGACCGCGCCATCCGGTTCATGCACGCCTGCGGAGCCGACTTCGACGCGCTGCGCTCCGTCGAGTTCTTCCTCAGCCACGAGGCCCTGGTGCTCGACTACGAGCGGGCGCTGACCCGCACCGACCAGCGCACCGGCAAGGCCTACGACACCAGCGCGCACTTCCTCTGGATCGGGGAGCGCACCCGCCAGCTCGACGGCGCGCACGTCGACTTCATGGCGCGCATCGCGAACCCCATCGGCGTGAAGCTGGGCCCGACGACGACGCCGGCCGACGCCCTGGCCCTCACCGAGCGGCTCAACCCGGAGAACGTCCCCGGGCGGCTCACGTTCATCACGCGCATGGGCACCGGCCGGGTCCGGGACGTCCTCCCGTCCATCGTCGAGGCCGTCACCTGGTCCGGCGCGAACGTCACCTGGGTGACCGACCCGATGCACGGCAACACCATCACCTCCGACAGCGGGTACAAGACCCGCCGGCTGACGGACGTGCTCGACGAGGTGGCCGGGTTCTTCGAGGTCCACAAGGCGCTGGGCACCGTGCCCGGCGGCCTGCACATGGAGCTCACCGGTGACGACGTCACCGAGGTTCTTGGCGGAGCTGAGGAGATATCCGACGCCGGCCTGGCGCTGCGCTACGAGACGCTCGTCGACCCGCGCCTGAACCACCAGCAGTCCCTGGAGCTGGCCTTCCAGGTCGCCGAGATGCTGCGGTCCTAG
- a CDS encoding DUF4192 domain-containing protein, whose amino-acid sequence MNPKDITSQHPRRRSAAPNATVVRVAGPEDLLAYIPYRLGFEPAESVVAVSLTGPRQRVGLVARVDLDDLRLRQPDEPDGPDGAATARWLTDHVVADGADRAVVVLYTATDPTAPSGIARRAVELLRARLERRLPGTEAWLVAPTGFRALDCADPMCCPAEGRPLGALKGSRVAAHMVLEGRTVAGTREERYALRPAPEVARTQARRAAARWSETCRRLKNAARCPGGGGPVDAGARTSTATQAERADRALAEWGAESLGLWRSAVRLAAGVRPGQPTVLSPALSPVDLGKIGAALADTPVRDAVLLSLAPGTEETALRTARREVDGDTDAATGAVMARIIDPEQGVPPDEELTRAARRVLEAVVVHVPRNRRAPAYLLLALLAWWHGDGGLAAERVSDALGVEPDYRLALLLRGAIVGGVPPGWARREQVSFHGEPEPKEAAAV is encoded by the coding sequence ATGAACCCCAAGGACATCACCTCCCAGCACCCCCGCCGCCGATCGGCGGCGCCGAACGCCACGGTGGTCCGCGTCGCCGGACCGGAGGACCTGCTCGCCTACATCCCGTACCGGCTCGGCTTCGAGCCCGCCGAGTCCGTCGTGGCCGTCAGCCTGACCGGGCCACGCCAACGGGTAGGGCTCGTGGCGCGGGTCGACCTCGACGATCTCCGCCTGCGCCAGCCCGACGAGCCGGACGGGCCCGACGGCGCGGCCACCGCCCGCTGGCTGACGGACCACGTGGTCGCCGACGGCGCGGACCGCGCGGTGGTGGTGCTCTACACGGCCACGGACCCGACCGCGCCGTCGGGCATCGCGCGGCGCGCCGTTGAGCTCCTGCGGGCCCGGCTCGAACGCCGGCTGCCCGGGACCGAGGCATGGCTCGTGGCACCCACGGGGTTCCGCGCGCTCGACTGCGCCGACCCGATGTGCTGCCCGGCAGAGGGCAGGCCGCTGGGCGCTCTCAAGGGCAGCCGAGTCGCCGCACACATGGTGCTGGAGGGCCGCACCGTGGCCGGCACCCGCGAGGAGCGGTACGCCCTGCGACCCGCGCCCGAGGTGGCCCGCACCCAGGCGCGGCGGGCAGCGGCCCGCTGGAGCGAGACCTGCCGGCGCCTGAAGAACGCGGCCAGGTGCCCGGGCGGCGGCGGGCCCGTCGACGCCGGGGCGCGGACCAGCACCGCCACCCAGGCGGAGCGTGCCGACCGGGCGCTCGCGGAATGGGGCGCCGAGAGCCTGGGCCTGTGGCGCTCGGCGGTGCGCCTCGCGGCAGGGGTCCGCCCCGGGCAGCCCACCGTGCTCTCCCCGGCACTTTCCCCGGTAGACCTCGGCAAGATCGGCGCTGCGCTCGCGGACACGCCCGTGCGGGACGCCGTCCTGCTCAGCCTGGCCCCGGGCACCGAGGAGACGGCGTTGCGCACCGCGCGGCGCGAGGTGGACGGCGACACGGATGCGGCCACGGGGGCCGTGATGGCGCGGATCATCGACCCGGAACAGGGCGTGCCGCCCGACGAGGAGCTCACCCGGGCGGCTCGCCGGGTGCTGGAGGCCGTCGTCGTGCACGTGCCACGCAACCGACGGGCACCGGCCTACCTGCTGCTGGCGCTCCTCGCGTGGTGGCACGGCGACGGCGGGCTGGCTGCCGAGCGGGTGTCGGACGCGCTCGGGGTGGAGCCCGACTACCGGCTCGCCCTCCTGCTGCGCGGCGCGATCGTCGGGGGAGTGCCGCCGGGCTGGGCGCGGCGGGAGCAGGTCTCGTTCCACGGGGAGCCGGAACCCAAGGAGGCGGCTGCCGTGTGA
- a CDS encoding polyprenyl synthetase family protein, translating into MPVSSARPGALDPAALLDAENLRADVDTAVTAHLDELAAEVRAISPSAEAMVGEVAGLLLGGKRLRAGFCYWSFRAHGGCADPTDLARTATVRVGAALELFQAAALLHDDVMDNSDTRRGRPTAHRTFAARHAGAGWAGEPVRFGDAAAILLGDLVLVAAQRELSAALAPLPAHVAEAVRARFDAMQSEVVVGQYLDVLVQAEPWGDDPASDEERARRVLRAKSASYSVAAPLALGALLAGGGAQAAAGIEAAGLPLGEAFQLRDDVLGVFGDPAVTGKPAGDDLREGKRTVLVARTLALLPHGDRPDVDGPEATALSAALGDPGLSDEDVARVRGIIVDSGALDAVEQLIDDLAVRADAMLGLADLAEPGRSVLTDLAHAAVDRTA; encoded by the coding sequence GTGCCCGTCTCATCCGCCCGTCCCGGCGCTCTCGACCCCGCAGCCCTGCTCGACGCCGAGAACCTCCGCGCCGACGTCGACACTGCCGTGACCGCCCACCTCGACGAGCTGGCTGCCGAGGTGCGGGCGATCAGCCCGAGCGCCGAGGCCATGGTCGGGGAGGTCGCCGGGCTGCTGCTGGGCGGCAAGCGCCTGCGGGCCGGGTTCTGCTACTGGTCGTTCCGGGCGCACGGGGGTTGTGCCGACCCAACCGACCTGGCCCGCACCGCCACGGTCCGGGTGGGCGCCGCGCTCGAGCTGTTCCAGGCCGCGGCGCTGCTGCACGACGACGTGATGGACAACTCCGACACCCGCCGGGGCCGCCCCACCGCGCACCGGACGTTCGCCGCCAGGCACGCAGGCGCGGGCTGGGCCGGCGAGCCGGTGCGGTTCGGCGACGCCGCGGCGATCCTGCTCGGCGACCTCGTACTGGTGGCAGCGCAGCGCGAGCTGTCGGCGGCCCTCGCACCGCTGCCCGCGCACGTCGCGGAGGCGGTCCGGGCCCGCTTCGACGCCATGCAGAGCGAGGTGGTCGTAGGGCAGTACCTCGACGTGCTGGTGCAGGCGGAGCCCTGGGGCGACGACCCGGCCTCCGACGAGGAGCGGGCCCGGCGGGTGCTGCGCGCCAAGTCCGCGAGCTACTCGGTGGCCGCGCCGCTCGCGCTCGGCGCGCTGCTGGCCGGCGGGGGTGCGCAGGCCGCGGCGGGGATCGAGGCGGCGGGCCTGCCCCTTGGTGAGGCGTTCCAGCTCCGGGACGACGTGCTCGGCGTCTTCGGCGACCCGGCGGTGACCGGCAAGCCGGCCGGCGACGACCTCCGCGAGGGCAAGCGCACGGTGCTCGTGGCCCGCACCCTCGCGCTGCTGCCCCATGGTGATAGGCCCGACGTCGACGGGCCGGAGGCCACGGCGCTGTCCGCCGCGCTGGGCGACCCCGGGCTGTCCGACGAGGACGTCGCGCGGGTGCGCGGGATCATCGTCGACTCAGGTGCGCTGGACGCCGTCGAGCAGCTCATCGACGACCTGGCCGTCCGCGCCGACGCGATGCTCGGCCTCGCGGACCTGGCCGAGCCAGGCCGGAGCGTGCTGACCGACCTGGCCCACGCCGCCGTCGACCGCACGGCCTGA
- the pknB gene encoding Stk1 family PASTA domain-containing Ser/Thr kinase, with amino-acid sequence MAQVTTDALIGRLVDGRYQIVARVARGGMATVYRAQDTRLNREIALKVMHPHLAEGEQAESFRQRFEREARSAAGLHHHGVVAVYDQGTDGDMRYLTMEYVPGTNLRQLIRDGDLTLRRSFAILDVVLSALAAAHAKGIVHRDIKPENVLLEQGTGRPKVADFGLARAVSEVSNTTTGTVLGTVAYLAPETISTGHVDKRADVYAVGILAFELFTGRLPHEGEGPIQVAFAHVNTDVPPVSAFAGHLGRPLDLLVRALTARDPDRRPHDAAVALDALRSTFRQIPNEVLDIPAKAAPPPSSAAVKAARTAVVERPPAGGWAAQRQLAQAPPPPPPPPRRSGRGAKIWLAVALVAVLVTAWWYVEQGPGAYATVPDGVVGATVERAEEALTEAGLTPSTEEEYSSQVPDGEVISVTPDEGRRWLRDDPVRLVVSLGPDLVEVPAGLVGMSEEEARSALGSVGLTDIEVSREYSEDVARDTVIWVSVREAAQVPTDEQVRLTVSDGPPPVTVPDVAGLGPEEASAELAAEGFDVAREDRFDENVAAGTVIGTNPGGGSGAEQGGTVTMVVSMGQEGTVPDVVGMSVEDAQALLERAGYTSVVRGFGEIFGEGVTATEPTAGTELEQGAEVTIWTL; translated from the coding sequence GTGGCTCAGGTGACGACAGACGCGCTCATCGGCCGCCTGGTCGACGGGCGGTACCAGATAGTCGCGCGCGTAGCGCGTGGCGGCATGGCCACGGTCTACCGTGCGCAGGACACGCGCCTGAACCGTGAGATCGCGCTCAAGGTGATGCACCCCCACCTGGCCGAGGGCGAGCAGGCGGAGAGCTTTCGCCAGCGCTTCGAGCGCGAGGCGCGCTCGGCGGCCGGCCTCCACCACCACGGCGTCGTAGCGGTCTACGACCAGGGCACCGACGGCGACATGCGCTACCTGACCATGGAGTACGTGCCGGGCACCAACCTGCGCCAGCTCATCCGCGACGGTGACCTGACGCTGCGGCGCTCGTTCGCCATCCTCGACGTGGTGCTGTCCGCGCTCGCGGCCGCGCACGCCAAGGGGATAGTGCACCGCGACATCAAGCCGGAGAACGTGCTGCTGGAGCAGGGCACTGGCCGGCCGAAGGTGGCGGACTTCGGCCTGGCGCGCGCTGTCTCCGAGGTGTCCAACACCACGACGGGCACCGTGCTGGGCACGGTGGCCTACCTCGCGCCCGAGACCATCTCGACCGGGCACGTGGACAAGCGCGCCGACGTGTACGCCGTGGGGATCCTCGCCTTCGAGCTGTTCACCGGCCGCCTGCCGCACGAGGGCGAGGGGCCCATCCAGGTCGCGTTCGCGCACGTCAACACCGACGTGCCGCCCGTCAGCGCGTTCGCCGGCCACCTGGGCCGTCCCCTGGACCTGCTGGTGCGCGCCCTCACGGCGCGCGACCCGGACCGCCGCCCGCACGACGCCGCGGTGGCGCTCGACGCGCTGCGCAGCACGTTCCGGCAGATCCCCAACGAGGTGCTGGACATCCCCGCCAAGGCGGCGCCACCGCCGTCGTCGGCCGCCGTGAAGGCGGCGCGCACCGCCGTGGTGGAACGGCCGCCGGCCGGCGGCTGGGCAGCCCAGCGCCAGCTGGCCCAGGCACCACCTCCGCCGCCCCCGCCGCCCCGGCGGAGCGGGCGCGGCGCCAAGATCTGGCTGGCCGTCGCGCTGGTGGCGGTCCTGGTCACCGCCTGGTGGTACGTCGAGCAGGGCCCGGGTGCGTACGCGACCGTGCCCGACGGCGTTGTGGGTGCCACTGTCGAGCGGGCCGAGGAGGCGCTGACCGAGGCGGGGCTGACGCCGTCGACCGAGGAGGAGTACAGCTCTCAGGTGCCCGACGGCGAGGTGATCTCCGTAACCCCCGACGAGGGCCGGCGGTGGCTGCGCGACGATCCCGTGCGCCTGGTGGTCTCGCTCGGGCCCGACCTCGTGGAGGTACCGGCCGGGCTGGTCGGCATGTCCGAGGAGGAGGCGCGGTCGGCCCTGGGCAGCGTGGGCCTGACGGATATCGAGGTCTCGCGCGAGTACTCCGAGGACGTCGCGCGCGACACGGTGATCTGGGTGTCGGTCCGCGAGGCCGCCCAGGTCCCGACCGACGAGCAGGTACGGCTCACGGTGTCGGACGGCCCGCCGCCCGTCACGGTGCCCGACGTGGCCGGCCTGGGGCCGGAGGAGGCCTCCGCGGAGCTGGCCGCCGAGGGCTTCGACGTGGCTCGGGAGGACCGGTTCGACGAGAACGTGGCCGCCGGCACGGTGATCGGCACGAACCCCGGCGGCGGCAGCGGCGCCGAACAGGGCGGCACCGTCACGATGGTCGTGAGCATGGGCCAGGAGGGCACCGTGCCCGACGTCGTGGGGATGTCCGTCGAGGACGCCCAGGCGCTGCTGGAGCGGGCCGGTTACACCTCGGTGGTGCGCGGCTTCGGCGAGATCTTCGGCGAGGGTGTCACCGCGACCGAGCCGACCGCGGGCACGGAGCTGGAGCAGGGCGCCGAGGTCACGATCTGGACCCTGTGA
- a CDS encoding 4'-phosphopantetheinyl transferase — protein MSSGLVRRAVGPGPAVHALWGTGTPSSLTESLTESLTESEARAVAAAVPSRRREFAAGRACAHAALDELGYPGWSLLPGPRREPLWPDGVVGSISHCPGLAAAVAARSTDTLAIGIDVETDTPLPGGVTRSVMDAGEASAIERLAAQDAATPWGRLLFSAKESLYKAWYPLRHEWLGFEEASIELRTDGTFLARIHRAETAPLPRAVTGRWVRGNGVVVTALVLPAEVA, from the coding sequence GTGTCGTCGGGTCTCGTCCGGCGGGCCGTCGGCCCCGGGCCCGCGGTCCACGCCCTCTGGGGCACCGGCACGCCGTCGTCGCTGACGGAATCGCTGACGGAATCGCTGACGGAATCGGAGGCACGCGCCGTCGCCGCTGCCGTGCCTTCGCGCCGCCGGGAGTTCGCGGCGGGGCGCGCCTGCGCGCACGCGGCGCTCGACGAGCTCGGGTACCCGGGCTGGTCGCTGCTGCCCGGGCCGCGCAGGGAGCCGCTGTGGCCCGACGGCGTGGTGGGGAGCATCAGCCACTGCCCGGGTCTCGCGGCGGCGGTGGCGGCCCGCTCCACGGACACGCTCGCCATCGGGATCGACGTCGAGACCGACACTCCCCTGCCCGGGGGTGTGACGAGGTCCGTCATGGACGCCGGTGAGGCCAGTGCGATCGAGCGGCTGGCGGCGCAGGACGCGGCGACACCGTGGGGGCGGCTCCTGTTCAGCGCCAAGGAGTCGCTCTACAAGGCGTGGTACCCCCTGCGGCACGAATGGCTCGGCTTCGAGGAGGCCAGCATCGAGCTGCGCACGGACGGCACGTTCCTGGCCCGCATCCACCGGGCGGAGACCGCCCCGCTCCCCCGGGCGGTCACCGGGCGCTGGGTCCGGGGGAACGGCGTGGTGGTCACCGCACTCGTGCTGCCGGCCGAGGTCGCCTAG
- a CDS encoding Rv2175c family DNA-binding protein: protein MTDLDALVGEWMTLPDLAEILDIEVGKARGMVRDRQVVGIKRGEPKTFQVPAKFVLPDVEGRPGVIPTLRGTVMVLSDAQFTEEEILEWLFTPNDELGEQPVDSLINGKRAAVRRVAQSLF, encoded by the coding sequence GTGACTGATCTCGACGCCCTCGTGGGCGAGTGGATGACCCTGCCCGACCTTGCCGAGATCCTCGACATCGAGGTCGGCAAGGCGCGCGGCATGGTGCGCGACCGGCAGGTGGTGGGTATCAAGCGCGGCGAGCCCAAGACGTTCCAGGTCCCCGCCAAGTTCGTGCTGCCCGACGTCGAGGGCCGGCCGGGCGTGATCCCGACCCTGCGCGGCACCGTCATGGTGCTGTCCGACGCCCAGTTCACCGAGGAGGAGATCCTCGAGTGGCTGTTCACGCCGAACGACGAGCTCGGCGAGCAGCCGGTGGACTCCCTGATCAACGGCAAGCGCGCCGCGGTGCGCCGGGTGGCGCAGTCGCTGTTCTGA
- a CDS encoding pyrophosphate--fructose-6-phosphate 1-phosphotransferase, with protein sequence MAVRRVALLTAGGFAPCLSSSVGGLIERYTELDPEIEIIAYLHGYHGLLTGNKILIDDEARKQAPILHRFGGSPIGNSRVKLTNVKDAVRRGLVQEGQDPLHVAAEQLKADGVDVLHTIGGDDTNTTAADLAAYLHENGYELTVVGLPKTIDNDVVPIKQSLGAWTAAEEGAKFAANVIGENRVGPRMLIVHEVMGRHCGWLTAATAGKYREWLDEQEWAPALGLSRERWDVHAVFLPELEIDLEGEAKRLRGVMDEIGNVNIFLSEGAGMHEIVAQLEAAGETVERDPFGHVKLDTINPGQWFAKQFAEKLGAEKTLVQKSGYYSRAAAANADDLRLIKSMTDYAVECALRGESGVIGHDEEDGDRLKAIAFPRIAGGKAFDVSQEWFGQILADIGQPLVPAAPAEH encoded by the coding sequence ATGGCTGTTCGTCGTGTGGCCCTGCTGACCGCCGGCGGCTTCGCGCCCTGCCTGTCGTCCTCGGTCGGCGGTCTGATCGAGCGTTACACCGAGCTCGACCCCGAGATCGAGATCATCGCCTACCTGCACGGCTACCACGGCCTGCTGACGGGCAACAAGATCCTGATCGACGACGAGGCCCGCAAGCAGGCGCCGATCCTGCACCGCTTCGGCGGCTCGCCGATCGGCAACTCGCGCGTGAAGCTGACCAACGTCAAGGACGCGGTTCGGCGGGGTCTGGTCCAGGAGGGTCAGGACCCGCTGCACGTGGCCGCGGAGCAGCTCAAGGCCGACGGCGTGGACGTGCTGCACACCATCGGTGGCGACGACACCAACACGACGGCCGCCGACCTGGCCGCCTACCTGCACGAGAACGGCTACGAGCTCACCGTGGTGGGCCTGCCGAAGACCATCGACAACGACGTGGTGCCGATCAAGCAGTCGCTCGGCGCGTGGACCGCCGCCGAGGAGGGCGCGAAGTTCGCGGCCAACGTCATCGGTGAGAACCGGGTCGGCCCGCGCATGCTGATCGTGCACGAGGTCATGGGCCGGCACTGCGGCTGGCTGACCGCCGCGACGGCCGGGAAGTACCGGGAGTGGCTCGACGAGCAGGAGTGGGCACCGGCTCTCGGCCTGTCCCGTGAGCGCTGGGACGTGCACGCCGTGTTCCTGCCGGAGCTCGAGATCGACCTGGAGGGCGAGGCCAAGCGCCTGCGCGGCGTCATGGACGAGATCGGCAACGTCAACATCTTCCTGTCGGAGGGCGCCGGCATGCACGAGATCGTGGCGCAGCTGGAGGCCGCGGGGGAGACGGTGGAGCGCGACCCGTTCGGGCACGTCAAGCTCGACACGATCAACCCGGGCCAGTGGTTCGCCAAGCAGTTCGCCGAGAAGCTGGGCGCGGAGAAGACGCTGGTGCAGAAGTCCGGCTACTACTCGCGTGCCGCGGCCGCGAACGCCGACGACCTGCGCCTGATCAAGTCCATGACGGACTACGCGGTCGAGTGCGCGCTGCGCGGCGAGTCCGGCGTGATCGGCCACGACGAGGAGGACGGCGACCGGCTCAAGGCCATCGCGTTCCCGCGCATCGCGGGCGGCAAGGCGTTCGACGTCTCGCAGGAGTGGTTCGGGCAGATCCTCGCGGACATCGGCCAGCCGCTCGTGCCGGCCGCCCCGGCGGAGCACTGA